In the Nocardia asteroides genome, AGGCCCTCATCGAAGGCGATCTGCTCGAGTTGGCGGACATCCTCACCCGGTGGGGCCGAATCGACACCCGGCGTGCGGATTACGCCGGAGCGAGCGCCTATTGAGTCCTGTCCACCTGGCGGCGACGGGTCCCGCGGCCGACGAAACGACATCTCGCGTTCTACGAGTGCGTATTTCGCCGCGGAGCTCGGCCAGAACCGGAGGTGATCGTGCGCTTCGTCGAAGACAGCCCGCACGCGGTGGGCCGGACGAACGAGCCGCGTCGTCGCACCTCAGCGGCGAGAGCCTCGACACGGGCTTTCCCGCGCTACGACACTCAGCACTCGCTCGGCGCGGGGGTATCGCGGAGCCTGCCGTCGACCCACGCCTCGAGCTCCGGTGCGCCGGTGACGTAGCCGATCAGGTGCTCACCGGGCACCACCCGGAACACGCCGGGAACGCCGCGCCCGCACTGCTGGCGGAACACCCGCTGGGCGTCACCGAGCGGAATCCACGGGTCGTGCGCGCCGTGGTACAGGAACAGCGGCGCCGATGAGGTGCGTCCGGTGAGGTCGAACTGCCGGAAGAGCGCCGCCGCGAACTCGCTGTCGAGCGGGGCGGCGGTGTCGGCGGCGGTGTCGACCGGGAGCCCGACGATGCCGAGCGGGCCGGAGGTCTCGCCGCAGATATCGCGCAGCGGCGAGGTCGCCACCCACTGGGCCGAGTTGTTGATGTGCCGCACGATCTCCGGGTGCTCGCGCGCGAGCGCCAGCGTCACCGTCAGCAGGATCCCCGAGGAGATCCTGCCGTTGAACTGGTGCGCGATGTTCACGTAGTCGGTGACGACGCCGCCCGCCGCGGCTCCCGCCAGCACCCCCGCCAGCTCGGGCGCGTACTCGTCCAGCGTCATGGCCGCGGCGTAGGCGGCGATCGCCCCGCCGGAGTAGCCGACCGCTACGTACCGGCTCTCGGCGAGCTCGCCGGGTGGGAAACCCCGTGCCGCACGGATGGCGTCGAGCATGACGTGCGCCGCGACGTTCGGCTCGGCGTAGGCCATGAAGGGGCCCTCGTGGTCGGGCAGCAGCACCGCGTGGCCCTTGCCGAGCGCGGTCCGGACGGCGGGCAGGAAGGCCGGGAGATCGGCGTTCGGCTTGTCCAGCAGCCCGTGCGACATCTGGTACCCCGGGGTGCAGTGGGTGCCGAGCGAATTGATCGGGAGCGCGTTGACCTCGACCGGCCGGGAGCCGGGCCCGGTCCACGGCGCGAACGGGACGATCAGGGTGGCGGTCCCGAACGACGGCGCACCCGTGCCCGAGGTGGAGCGGAACTTCAGCAGCGTGGACCGGGCGACCGGCATCCCGACCCGCAGCGCGGTCGTCGCCGTGAC is a window encoding:
- a CDS encoding lipase family protein, with amino-acid sequence MKTSVSIVVAVLVGCALVGAPASAAPPYPVEPPLPAAPPSPLQAWIEGTVPAPPIAADEESLWRAILPSPSGDPLLDTWPAGLPERTPGEVIEARDVTATTALRVGMPVARSTLLKFRSTSGTGAPSFGTATLIVPFAPWTGPGSRPVEVNALPINSLGTHCTPGYQMSHGLLDKPNADLPAFLPAVRTALGKGHAVLLPDHEGPFMAYAEPNVAAHVMLDAIRAARGFPPGELAESRYVAVGYSGGAIAAYAAAMTLDEYAPELAGVLAGAAAGGVVTDYVNIAHQFNGRISSGILLTVTLALAREHPEIVRHINNSAQWVATSPLRDICGETSGPLGIVGLPVDTAADTAAPLDSEFAAALFRQFDLTGRTSSAPLFLYHGAHDPWIPLGDAQRVFRQQCGRGVPGVFRVVPGEHLIGYVTGAPELEAWVDGRLRDTPAPSEC